A single region of the Mycobacterium lentiflavum genome encodes:
- a CDS encoding lysylphosphatidylglycerol synthase transmembrane domain-containing protein, protein MRVDGRDISVSGSLLQPVNRRTNDILRLILATAFLAAVITGSLVTRSRWIRLEKSISRIVGVLSPTQADVVYLLYGFAILALPFMILIGLIVARQWKLLGAYGAAAILAALPLSISSNRLAAPRWHFDVSDRLSTLPAQFLDDPRWIAMLAAVLTVSGPWLPARWRHWWWTLLLAFVPIHLVISAIVPARSLLGLAVGWFVGALVVLAVGTPALEVPLVGAVRAMAKRGFVVSRLMVVRPAGPGPLVLSTDSGDPNSTAAIELYGPHQRSGGALRELWRKLRLRDAETAPFQASMSRAVEHRALMAIAIGEAGVANTSTIAFAALDRGWTLYAHRPVRGTALDECTKTTPVARVWESLRKLHEYQISHGDLRCHEITVEDGTVLFGGFGNAEYGATDAQLQSDLAQLLVTTTALYDAKSAVRAAIDTFGKDAILTASRRLTKSAVPKRVRKSVGDAAAVISAARAEVKSQTGADQIKKETITRFTRSQVVQLVLLGALVYVAYPFISTVPTFFSELRTANWWWALLGLFVSASTYVGAAAALWACTDGTVNFWKLSIAQVANTFAATTTPAGVGGLALSTRILQKGGLSVMRATAAVALQQSVQVIMHLVLLILFSTVAGASMDLSHFVPGATVLYLLAGVALGIIGTFLFVPKLRSWLATAVRPRLQEVAKDLVELVREPRRLSLIVMGCTGTTLGAALALWASVQAFGGGATFVTCTVVTMVGGTLASAAPTPGGVGAVEAALIGGLAAFGVPAAVGVPSVLLYRVLTCWLPVFIGWPVMRWLADNDMV, encoded by the coding sequence ATGCGAGTTGACGGGCGCGACATCAGCGTCTCTGGCAGCTTGCTGCAACCGGTCAACCGACGCACCAACGATATTCTGCGGCTGATCCTGGCCACCGCGTTTCTGGCGGCGGTAATCACCGGTTCGCTGGTCACCCGCAGCCGCTGGATTCGGCTGGAGAAATCCATCTCGCGCATTGTCGGGGTCTTATCACCGACCCAAGCCGATGTGGTGTACCTGCTGTACGGATTCGCGATTCTGGCACTGCCGTTCATGATCCTGATCGGCCTGATCGTCGCCCGGCAATGGAAACTGTTGGGCGCCTACGGTGCCGCCGCGATTCTCGCCGCACTGCCCTTGTCGATCAGCAGCAACCGTCTCGCCGCACCCCGCTGGCATTTCGATGTCTCCGACCGGCTGAGCACCCTGCCGGCGCAATTCCTCGACGATCCGCGCTGGATCGCGATGCTGGCCGCGGTGCTGACGGTTTCCGGTCCCTGGCTACCCGCGCGCTGGCGGCACTGGTGGTGGACACTGCTGCTCGCGTTCGTCCCGATTCACCTCGTCATCAGCGCCATCGTCCCGGCCCGCTCCCTGCTGGGGTTGGCGGTGGGCTGGTTCGTCGGTGCGTTGGTGGTGCTGGCCGTCGGCACGCCCGCGCTGGAAGTGCCGTTGGTAGGCGCGGTCCGTGCGATGGCCAAGCGCGGCTTCGTTGTGTCGCGGCTGATGGTGGTCCGCCCCGCCGGGCCGGGTCCACTGGTGCTGTCGACCGATTCCGGGGATCCGAATTCGACGGCGGCGATCGAGCTGTACGGCCCGCACCAACGCAGCGGTGGCGCGCTGCGCGAACTGTGGCGCAAGCTGCGGCTGCGCGACGCGGAGACCGCGCCCTTCCAAGCGTCGATGAGCCGCGCCGTCGAGCATCGCGCGTTGATGGCCATCGCGATCGGCGAGGCGGGCGTGGCGAACACGTCGACGATCGCCTTTGCGGCCCTGGACCGCGGCTGGACGTTGTACGCGCACAGACCAGTTCGGGGTACCGCCCTCGACGAATGCACCAAGACCACGCCGGTGGCGCGGGTATGGGAATCGTTGCGAAAGTTGCACGAATATCAGATCTCGCACGGCGACCTGCGCTGCCACGAGATCACCGTCGAAGACGGCACGGTGCTGTTCGGCGGGTTCGGCAACGCCGAATACGGTGCCACTGACGCACAACTCCAGTCCGACCTGGCGCAGCTTCTGGTGACGACGACGGCACTTTACGACGCGAAGTCGGCGGTGCGGGCGGCGATCGACACCTTTGGTAAGGACGCCATCTTGACCGCGTCCCGTCGCCTCACCAAATCCGCTGTGCCCAAACGAGTGCGCAAGTCGGTCGGCGATGCGGCAGCCGTCATCTCGGCGGCCCGCGCCGAAGTCAAGTCCCAGACCGGTGCGGATCAGATCAAGAAGGAAACCATCACCCGGTTCACCCGCAGCCAGGTCGTCCAGCTGGTTCTGCTCGGTGCGCTGGTTTATGTCGCATACCCCTTCATCAGCACGGTGCCGACATTCTTTTCCGAACTGCGAACCGCGAACTGGTGGTGGGCGCTGCTGGGACTGTTCGTCTCGGCCTCGACGTATGTGGGTGCAGCCGCGGCGTTGTGGGCGTGCACGGACGGCACGGTGAACTTCTGGAAGCTGTCAATAGCGCAGGTAGCCAACACCTTTGCCGCGACTACCACTCCGGCCGGGGTCGGCGGCCTGGCGCTGAGTACCCGGATCTTGCAAAAGGGTGGCCTGTCTGTGATGCGGGCCACCGCCGCGGTGGCCTTGCAGCAATCGGTGCAGGTGATCATGCACCTGGTGTTGCTGATCTTGTTCAGCACCGTGGCGGGTGCGTCGATGGACCTTTCACATTTCGTTCCGGGCGCCACGGTGCTCTATCTGCTCGCGGGTGTGGCGCTGGGCATCATCGGGACATTCTTGTTCGTACCCAAGCTCCGGAGCTGGCTGGCGACGGCGGTGCGCCCGCGACTGCAGGAGGTGGCCAAGGATCTCGTCGAGCTGGTCCGAGAACCGCGGCGACTCTCGCTGATCGTAATGGGTTGTACCGGAACAACTCTCGGCGCAGCGCTGGCCCTGTGGGCTAGCGTGCAGGCCTTCGGTGGCGGGGCGACGTTCGTCACCTGCACCGTTGTGACGATGGTCGGCGGCACCCTTGCTTCGGCCGCCCCGACACCCGGCGGAGTGGGCGCCGTCGAGGCGGCCCTGATCGGTGGGTTGGCGGCCTTCGGTGTACCGGCCGCCGTCGGGGTGCCGTCGGTGCTGCTGTACCGGGTGCTGACCTGCTGGCTGCCGGTGTTCATCGGCTGGCCGGTGATGCGTTGGCTCGCCGACAACGACATGGTGTAG